One window of the Lemur catta isolate mLemCat1 chromosome 6, mLemCat1.pri, whole genome shotgun sequence genome contains the following:
- the LOC123639693 gene encoding olfactory receptor 12-like yields the protein MKSELNRNYSELTEFILLGFRSSQEVQILLFLLFLLLYMVIVLGNTSMLVVIKIDSRLHTPMYFFLRNLSCLDLCYSTVIAPKTLATFLSKEKKISYNGCATQFFFFALFVGTEGFLLAVMAYDRFSAICSPFLYNVRMSQQACVRLVIGSYICGCINSMIQTGFTFSLRFCGENRLDHFFCDVPALIKISCVDTFVNEIVLFILSALIILTTTTVILVSYAYILSTVLKIPSVHSRSKTFSTCSSHITVVSLFYGTVFFMYAQPGAISSPEKSKIIAVFYTLIIPMLNPLIYSLRNREVKNALKRIMMRKTPLN from the coding sequence ATGAAGAGTGAGCTGAACAGGAACTACTCAGAGTTGACAGAGTTTATTCTGCTGGGATTCAGATCATCTCAAGAAGTacagattcttttatttttactattcttgCTTCTCTATATGGTCATTGTGTTGGGAAATACCAGCATGTTAGTTGTCATTAAAATAGACTCCAGACTTCACACGCCTATgtatttctttctcagaaatttGTCCTGTTTAGATCTGTGCTACTCCACAGTCATTGCTCCCAAAACTCTAGCTACTTTCTTgtctaaggaaaagaaaatttcttacaATGGCTGTGCAacacaattctttttctttgctctctttgtTGGGACTGAAGGTTTTCTTCTGGCTGTGATGGCATATGATCGCTTCTCAGCCATTTGCTCACCTTTCCTCTACAATGTACGTATGTCTCAGCAGGCTTGTGTTCGTTTGGTGATTGGATCATACATCTGTGGATGCATCAACTCCATGATACAAACAGGTTTCACCTTTAGTCTGCGCTTCTGTGGGGAGAACAGATTGGACCATTTTTTCTGTGATGTCCCAGCCCTGATCAAGATCTCATGTGTTGACACCTTTGTGAATGAGATTGTACTGTTTATTCTTTCTGCCCTCATCATCCTCACCACCACAACTGTCATTCTGGTATCCTATGCTTATATCCTCTCCACTGTCCTAAAGATCCCCTCAGTGCACAGCAGAAGTAAGACCTTTTCCACTTGCAGCTCTCACATCACTGTGGTGAGCTTATTCTATGGAACTGTGTTCTTCATGTATGCTCAACCTGGGGCCATCTCCTCACCAGAGAAAAGCAAGATTATAGCTGTGTTCTATACTCTTATCATCCCTATGTTAAATCCTCTGATTTATAGTCTAAGAAATAGAGAGGTGAAAAATGCTCTAAAAAGGATAATGATGAGAAAAACACCTTTAAATTGA